In Tamandua tetradactyla isolate mTamTet1 chromosome 7, mTamTet1.pri, whole genome shotgun sequence, the following are encoded in one genomic region:
- the CLEC4D gene encoding LOW QUALITY PROTEIN: C-type lectin domain family 4 member D (The sequence of the model RefSeq protein was modified relative to this genomic sequence to represent the inferred CDS: substituted 1 base at 1 genomic stop codon): MEVEKTQTEGDQHFQLILWSIALVFILLLSVCFIANCVVTHHNFLCCNVGTEVGFKLPVYHTKVICTREKSELSGSTLTCCPADWKVYQSHCYFPLHDNKTWAESEEDCIRMGAHLATICTEAELNFIFQLLDRXFSYFLGLTDQNTKGQWHWVDQMSFNPQMVFWHEGEPNNYQQENCVVFVTKQDKWTWNDFPCNLKTSRICRLPGTVVD; the protein is encoded by the exons ATGGAGGTAGAAAAAACTCAAA CAGAAGGAGATCAGCATTTCCAACTGATCCTGTGGAGTATTGCCCTTGTTTTCATCTTACTTCTCAGTGTCTGTTTTATTGCAAATTGTGTGG TAACCCATCACAACTTTCTATGCTGTAATGTAGGCACAGAAGTAGGGTTCAAGTTACCAGTGTACCACACGAAGGTGATATGTACCAGAGAGAAATCAGAACTGAGCG GGAGCACCTTAACTTGCTGTCCTGCTGACTGGAAAGTGTACCAGTCTCACTGCTATTTTCCTCTTCATGACAACAAGACCTGGGCCGAGAGTGAAGAGGACTGTATCAGGATGGGGGCTCACCTGGCGACCATCTGCACAGAGGCTGAGCTG aattttatttttcaacttttggaTAGATGATTTTCCTATTTCCTGGGACTTACAGATCAGAACACTAAAGGCCAGTGGCACTGGGTGGACCAGATGTCTTTTAACCCACAGATGGT attttGGCATGAGGGTGAACCCAATAATTATCAGCAAGAAAACTGTGTTGTCTTTGTTACCAAACAAGATAAATGGACGtggaatgattttccttgtaaCCTTAAGACAAGTAGGATTTGTAGGTTACCTGGAACAGTAGTCGACTAG